A stretch of the Vicinamibacterales bacterium genome encodes the following:
- a CDS encoding HD domain-containing phosphohydrolase, translated as MSSSAAATKPSRSLPPAAQLFVGVVGICGVAVVLRSVFVLWHATLSGAWILFAVLTVLSGTLSIKVPSVQTRFAVSEVFAFTSVLLFGPEVGALVLALDGLRISFLWRMNGPQTLFNFANLGLSIWTSAQLFFLASGSPPLYGSHAAPSAGIIVYLGLMSGAYFAVNTLLTATAVALAARRAVWGTWREHYWPLFPSYLAGGSVALLLVLAFREVQFTAIALILPLLLICYLTLRSSFGRLEDSKRHVEELNRLLLSTVETLATAIDAKDEVTHDHVRRVQQGTLALARAMGVTDPVELQAIEAAALLHDTGKIAVPEHILNKPGKLTAAEFEKMKRHAPIGAEILSSIEFPYPVVPIVRHHHENWDGTGYPDRLKGEEIPLGARLLSVVDCFDALTSDRPYRRRMTDAQALAILADRRGVMYDPAVVDAFIADYKRIMPESSAEPHPATRAIGDARALDREEQAAAQAAQAEAALGDELLAIASLSRALTGEAKVADVGALLWTILRSVMPSETMAIFLPDVETDEIALRYAAGAHVTALRGTRRATGSGIAGWVAVNVRSAVNADPALDLGHRVAEMSPPLRSCLAVPLVEGESLVAVLALYRTQRLGFSDDELRLVELLGPRLATALATAALAEQNAEQPSKAPALMLVRSPAPAVR; from the coding sequence GTGAGCAGCAGCGCCGCGGCAACCAAGCCATCCCGGAGCCTGCCGCCGGCGGCGCAGCTGTTCGTCGGGGTGGTCGGGATCTGCGGCGTCGCGGTCGTGCTGCGCAGCGTGTTCGTGCTGTGGCACGCGACGCTGTCCGGCGCGTGGATCCTGTTCGCCGTGCTGACGGTGCTGAGCGGCACGCTCAGCATCAAGGTTCCTTCGGTCCAGACCCGGTTCGCGGTGTCCGAGGTGTTCGCCTTCACCTCGGTGCTCCTCTTCGGTCCTGAAGTCGGCGCGCTGGTCCTGGCGCTCGACGGGCTGCGCATCTCGTTCCTGTGGCGGATGAACGGCCCGCAGACGCTGTTCAACTTCGCCAACCTGGGCCTCTCGATCTGGACGTCCGCGCAGCTGTTCTTCCTGGCGAGCGGGTCGCCGCCGCTGTACGGCAGCCACGCGGCCCCGTCGGCGGGGATCATCGTCTATCTCGGATTGATGAGCGGCGCGTACTTCGCCGTCAACACGCTGCTGACGGCCACAGCGGTGGCGCTGGCGGCGCGCCGCGCCGTGTGGGGGACGTGGCGCGAACACTACTGGCCGCTCTTCCCCAGCTACCTCGCCGGCGGGTCGGTGGCGCTGCTGCTGGTGCTCGCGTTCCGCGAAGTGCAGTTCACGGCGATCGCGCTGATCCTCCCGCTGTTGCTGATCTGCTACCTGACGCTGCGCTCGTCCTTCGGACGCCTGGAAGACTCGAAGCGCCACGTCGAGGAGCTGAACCGGCTCCTGCTGTCGACGGTCGAGACGCTCGCCACCGCGATCGACGCCAAGGACGAAGTGACCCACGATCACGTCCGCCGCGTGCAGCAGGGCACGCTGGCGCTGGCGCGGGCGATGGGCGTGACCGACCCCGTGGAGCTGCAGGCGATCGAGGCGGCGGCGCTGCTGCACGACACCGGCAAGATCGCGGTCCCCGAGCACATCCTCAACAAGCCGGGCAAGCTGACCGCCGCCGAGTTCGAGAAGATGAAGCGGCACGCGCCGATCGGCGCAGAGATCCTCTCGTCGATCGAGTTTCCCTATCCGGTGGTGCCGATCGTCCGGCACCACCACGAGAACTGGGACGGCACCGGCTACCCGGATCGGCTGAAGGGTGAAGAGATTCCGCTCGGGGCGCGGCTGCTGTCGGTGGTCGACTGCTTCGACGCGCTCACCTCCGATCGTCCGTATCGCCGCCGCATGACGGACGCGCAGGCGCTGGCGATCCTCGCGGATCGGCGCGGCGTCATGTACGACCCTGCCGTCGTCGACGCCTTCATCGCCGACTACAAGCGCATCATGCCGGAATCCAGCGCCGAGCCGCACCCTGCGACGCGCGCCATCGGCGACGCACGCGCGCTCGACCGCGAAGAGCAGGCGGCAGCGCAGGCCGCGCAGGCGGAGGCGGCGCTCGGCGACGAACTGCTCGCCATCGCCAGCCTGTCACGCGCGCTCACCGGCGAGGCGAAGGTGGCGGACGTCGGCGCGCTGCTGTGGACGATTCTGCGCTCCGTGATGCCGTCGGAGACGATGGCGATCTTTCTGCCGGACGTCGAGACCGACGAAATCGCGCTGCGCTACGCGGCCGGCGCGCACGTCACGGCGCTGCGCGGCACGAGGCGCGCGACCGGATCCGGCATCGCCGGCTGGGTCGCGGTGAACGTGCGCTCGGCCGTCAATGCCGATCCGGCGCTCGATCTCGGCCACCGCGTCGCGGAGATGTCGCCGCCGCTGCGGTCGTGTCTCGCCGTGCCGCTCGTCGAAGGGGAGTCGCTGGTCGCGGTGCTGGCGCTCTACCGCACGCAGCGCCTCGGTTTCTCGGACGACGAGCTGCGCCTGGTGGAGCTGCTCGGGCCGCGGCTCGCCACCGCGCTGGCGACGGCCGCTCTCGCCGAACAGAACGCCGAACAGCCGTCGAAGGCGCCGGCGCTGATGCTGGTCAGGAGCCCGGCGCCGGCGGTTCGATAG
- a CDS encoding ABC transporter permease: MLREFRFAFRALRKQPGFTTIAVLTIALGVGANSAIFTVVDAVLLRPLPFHDAGRVVVINERTPQFPTLSLSAENYRDVCREAATLQACGAFRNFTANLSGGGEPERVPAKMLSGHMLELLGVSPILGRGFSADEDRPGGPPVAMLSHGLWMSRFGGRGTVLDERILLDGTPYSIVGVLPPAFRLFQKAEVYLPIAPFIAAQPADRGWHPGILPVARLKTGVSLDQARTEIAGIAARLERAYPETNTRVAMLVTPARDLMVQGVRTALLVLLGAVAGVLLIACINVAGLLLARGLTRRRDIAVRIALGASRRRIVVHLLAESVLMSLAGGAAGLLLASFSVPVLLALVGPTLPRADTIAVDERVVAFTFGLALLTGIVFGLIPALQSTRVDVRDALNEAGRSGMGGGVWQRRARATLVVVEIAVTVVLTIGAALLIRSFARLQNVPPGFDAEHTLAADVPLASAKYANDELRTGVVQRLLERLSGVAGVRGAAVTTTLPMSGGGPTIHFNVKGFPPSGPEQYTMAGYRAVSAGYFQTMGIPLRQGRLLDDRDRQGSARVIVVNETMARTHLRGSPLGQRIQLGTEPDPDPANPYMEVVGVVGDVLQQPDVEAKSEMFVPYAQYPDPLLRRMFSNVTVVVRADGEPSRLGPSIREIVREADPDQPVANIRTLSDVISTSVAQPRFRTLLLAFFAVVALTLAAIGIYGLLSHGVAQRANEFGVRMALGASPEDVLRLVLRQGAVLAFSGVAIGLAAAIAAARGLQSVLYEISPWDPLAWIASAGTLLGVALLASWIPARRALRVDPVIALRA; this comes from the coding sequence ATGCTGCGAGAGTTCCGCTTCGCCTTCCGCGCCCTGCGCAAGCAACCCGGGTTCACCACCATCGCGGTGCTCACGATCGCCCTCGGCGTCGGGGCCAATTCCGCCATCTTCACCGTCGTCGACGCGGTGCTGCTGCGGCCGCTGCCGTTTCACGACGCCGGGCGGGTCGTCGTGATCAACGAGCGCACGCCGCAATTCCCCACGCTGTCCCTCTCTGCCGAGAACTATCGGGACGTGTGCCGCGAGGCGGCCACCCTGCAGGCGTGCGGCGCGTTTCGCAACTTCACCGCGAACCTGAGCGGCGGCGGCGAGCCGGAGCGCGTGCCGGCGAAGATGCTCTCCGGCCACATGCTCGAACTCCTCGGGGTATCGCCGATTCTCGGGCGCGGCTTCTCCGCCGACGAGGATCGGCCGGGCGGCCCGCCGGTGGCGATGCTCAGCCACGGCTTGTGGATGTCGCGGTTCGGCGGACGCGGCACCGTGCTCGACGAGCGGATCCTGCTGGACGGGACGCCGTATTCGATCGTCGGCGTGCTGCCGCCGGCTTTCCGCCTGTTTCAGAAGGCGGAGGTCTACCTTCCGATTGCGCCCTTCATCGCCGCGCAGCCGGCCGATCGCGGCTGGCATCCCGGCATTCTCCCGGTCGCGCGGTTGAAGACCGGCGTGTCGCTGGATCAGGCGCGGACGGAGATCGCCGGCATCGCGGCGCGGCTCGAGCGGGCCTACCCCGAGACCAACACCAGGGTCGCGATGCTCGTCACACCGGCGCGCGACCTGATGGTGCAGGGGGTGCGCACGGCGCTCCTGGTCCTGCTCGGCGCCGTCGCCGGCGTGCTGCTGATCGCGTGCATCAACGTCGCCGGCCTGCTGCTCGCGCGCGGACTGACGCGGCGGCGCGACATCGCGGTGCGGATCGCGCTCGGCGCCAGCCGCCGCCGCATCGTCGTGCACCTGCTCGCCGAGAGCGTGCTGATGTCGCTCGCGGGCGGGGCCGCCGGGCTGCTGCTGGCGTCGTTTTCAGTACCGGTCCTGCTCGCGCTCGTCGGCCCCACGCTCCCCCGCGCCGACACCATCGCCGTCGACGAGCGCGTCGTCGCCTTCACGTTCGGCCTGGCGCTGCTGACCGGGATCGTCTTCGGCCTGATTCCGGCGCTGCAGTCGACGCGCGTGGACGTCAGGGACGCGCTCAACGAGGCGGGACGCTCCGGGATGGGCGGCGGCGTCTGGCAGCGGCGCGCCCGCGCGACGCTCGTCGTCGTCGAAATCGCCGTCACCGTGGTGCTGACGATTGGCGCCGCGCTGCTGATTCGCAGCTTCGCGCGGCTGCAGAACGTTCCGCCGGGATTCGACGCGGAGCACACGCTCGCGGCCGACGTTCCGCTGGCCTCGGCGAAATACGCGAACGACGAGCTGCGCACCGGGGTCGTGCAGCGGCTCCTCGAGCGGCTCAGCGGCGTCGCCGGTGTGCGCGGCGCCGCGGTGACGACGACGCTGCCGATGAGCGGCGGCGGACCGACGATCCATTTCAACGTCAAGGGATTCCCACCGTCCGGTCCCGAGCAGTACACGATGGCGGGCTACCGCGCGGTCAGCGCCGGCTACTTCCAGACGATGGGGATTCCGCTGCGGCAGGGACGGCTGCTCGACGATCGGGATCGCCAGGGATCGGCGCGCGTGATCGTGGTGAACGAGACGATGGCGCGGACCCACTTGCGCGGCAGCCCGCTCGGCCAGCGCATCCAGCTCGGGACCGAGCCCGACCCCGATCCGGCCAATCCCTACATGGAAGTGGTCGGCGTGGTCGGCGACGTCCTGCAGCAGCCCGACGTGGAAGCGAAGTCGGAGATGTTCGTGCCGTACGCGCAGTATCCGGATCCGTTGTTGCGGCGGATGTTCAGCAACGTCACCGTGGTCGTGCGCGCCGACGGCGAGCCGTCGCGGCTCGGGCCGTCGATCCGCGAGATCGTCCGCGAGGCGGATCCCGATCAGCCGGTGGCCAACATCCGCACGCTGTCCGACGTCATCTCGACGTCGGTCGCGCAGCCGCGCTTCCGCACGCTGCTGCTCGCGTTCTTCGCGGTCGTGGCGCTGACCCTGGCGGCGATCGGCATCTACGGTCTGCTCTCGCACGGCGTCGCGCAGCGCGCCAACGAGTTCGGCGTGCGAATGGCGCTCGGCGCGTCGCCCGAGGACGTGCTGCGGCTGGTGCTCCGCCAGGGAGCGGTGCTGGCGTTCAGCGGGGTGGCCATCGGTCTGGCGGCCGCGATCGCGGCGGCGCGGGGCCTGCAGTCGGTGCTCTACGAGATCAGCCCGTGGGATCCGCTCGCCTGGATCGCGTCGGCAGGAACGCTGCTCGGCGTCGCGCTGCTCGCCAGCTGGATTCCGGCGCGACGTGCCCTGCGTGTCGACCCGGTCATAGCGCTCCGGGCGTAG
- a CDS encoding glucose 1-dehydrogenase → MKAIVVRPGVKDSIHMRDMPDPRLKPDQVAVKMLRVGLCATDAEINHGVYGEAPAGEEFLILGHENLGVVEEVGKKVKGWKSGDLVVSTVRRPCGRCPQCRAGENDMCSSGQYTERGIMRRHGFMAEYYVEHPAFLNKIPKAIRDFAVLLEPMSVVQKGIDHSYLLQQRLTGWNPKFGMVLGAGPIGLLAASVLRIRGLRTVVVGREEPNDYRAQIAKQIGAEYLCAANRSLPDVPKDVGFPDIVIEATGVSRVVFDAMEILGRNGVLCLLSVTGGDTVSPEPIDRINQKIVLGNQVVFGSVNASPRHFQQGVKDFVMMNRKWPGVMNRLLTDRIPWADHKRWFTERGSTIKSTLEISS, encoded by the coding sequence ATGAAAGCGATCGTGGTCAGACCCGGGGTGAAAGACAGCATTCACATGCGCGACATGCCGGATCCGCGTCTCAAGCCGGATCAAGTTGCGGTGAAGATGCTGCGCGTCGGCCTCTGCGCGACCGACGCGGAGATCAATCACGGGGTGTACGGCGAAGCGCCTGCCGGCGAAGAATTCCTGATCCTCGGCCACGAGAACCTCGGCGTGGTCGAGGAAGTTGGGAAGAAGGTCAAGGGCTGGAAGTCCGGGGACCTCGTCGTCTCGACGGTGCGCCGCCCGTGCGGCAGGTGCCCGCAGTGCCGCGCCGGCGAGAACGACATGTGCAGCAGCGGCCAGTACACGGAACGCGGCATCATGCGCCGCCACGGCTTCATGGCGGAGTACTACGTCGAGCACCCCGCGTTCCTGAACAAGATCCCGAAGGCGATTCGCGACTTCGCGGTGCTGCTCGAGCCGATGTCGGTCGTGCAGAAGGGCATCGACCACTCGTACCTGCTGCAGCAGCGGCTGACCGGATGGAATCCGAAGTTCGGCATGGTGCTCGGCGCCGGCCCCATCGGCCTGCTCGCCGCGTCGGTGCTGCGCATCCGCGGCCTGCGCACCGTCGTCGTCGGCCGCGAGGAGCCGAACGACTACCGGGCGCAGATCGCAAAGCAGATCGGCGCGGAATATCTCTGCGCGGCGAACCGCTCGCTGCCCGACGTCCCGAAGGACGTCGGCTTCCCCGACATCGTGATCGAAGCCACCGGCGTCTCGCGCGTCGTCTTCGACGCGATGGAGATCCTCGGCCGCAACGGCGTGCTCTGCCTGCTCTCCGTCACCGGCGGCGACACCGTCAGCCCCGAACCGATCGATCGCATCAACCAGAAGATCGTGCTCGGCAACCAGGTCGTGTTCGGCAGCGTCAACGCCAGTCCGCGCCACTTCCAGCAGGGCGTCAAGGACTTCGTGATGATGAACCGGAAGTGGCCCGGCGTGATGAACCGGCTCCTCACCGATCGCATCCCGTGGGCGGACCACAAGCGGTGGTTCACCGAGCGCGGGTCGACGATCAAGTCCACGCTCGAAATCAGCTCGTAA
- a CDS encoding GAF domain-containing protein encodes MKTNDVMLDDGLLAVSSLSRALDGTARLSDVGALIWVLLRQIVPCDALAIFLLDDSHDHVVVRYAAGAHAHALRGVTRPTSSGVAGWVAVNRTPVVNAEPVLDLGFRAGSVPALRSSVVVPLVESDAVIAVLSLYSKELLAFTDDHVRVLELLAPRLAASLVDAVIAEEDASAAPMPKAPGLRLVKSSAVTA; translated from the coding sequence GTGAAGACCAATGACGTGATGCTGGACGACGGGCTGCTGGCGGTCAGCAGCCTTTCCCGCGCGCTCGACGGCACGGCCAGGCTCTCGGATGTGGGAGCGCTGATCTGGGTGCTGCTGCGGCAGATCGTCCCGTGCGACGCGCTGGCGATCTTTCTCCTGGACGACAGCCACGATCACGTCGTCGTGCGCTATGCGGCAGGGGCCCATGCGCACGCGCTTCGCGGCGTGACGCGGCCGACGTCGAGCGGGGTGGCCGGCTGGGTGGCGGTCAATCGCACCCCCGTGGTCAACGCGGAGCCGGTTCTCGACCTCGGGTTCAGGGCCGGTTCGGTGCCGGCGCTGCGGTCCTCGGTGGTGGTGCCGCTCGTCGAGAGCGATGCCGTGATTGCCGTGCTCTCCCTGTATTCGAAGGAGCTGCTCGCGTTCACGGACGATCACGTCCGCGTGCTCGAGCTGCTCGCGCCGCGGCTCGCGGCGTCGCTCGTGGACGCGGTGATCGCGGAGGAAGACGCCTCGGCCGCGCCGATGCCGAAGGCGCCGGGGCTGCGTCTCGTGAAGTCGTCCGCGGTCACGGCTTGA
- a CDS encoding S8 family peptidase, which translates to MKRRSVFALPAVLICLLLAGSNPEGQRRPSISADLADHPRGPHTHRVIVQAPDAGLEPLKRGLAGRLRRALRSAVAIEVDDVQLAALQKNPNYAHLSGDLTVTADMAVTNKVTGASSVWQGTPGLLGLFGTPGYTGAGVGVAIVDSGIATHTALDSRIVARVNLVSDEPGVVGDPFGHGTHIAGIVAGNRTAATYVTAAFAGGSAPSVRLIDVRVLGARGSGRTSDVIAGIDWVIENRLKYNIRVVNLSLGHPVTEPSVTDPLCRAVARAVAEGITVVVSAGNYGLTSKGEPVLGGITSPGNSPLALTVGALDTKGTVDPSDDDVAPFSSRGPARYETVVKPDVVAPGVRMVSLEAQNSFLSGNYRQWHIAGSGKNAYMRLNGSSMSTAVVSGGVALLIDAEPSLTPGQVKMAIQMGARFMPKAGLIAGGTGSVNFAQSLRIMNDGLLDSLVSTVTSLLGSSSGAFFRDNGTLIDRIYDRTGINLLRILDLGALFRGADEAEMGVLNLLGSSNPIGSAGANYVVWGNVAEWSSSYYVVWGNTIQSPSGQYVVWGNNEFSDPNYVVWGNSFTGGH; encoded by the coding sequence ATGAAGCGACGTTCGGTGTTTGCGCTCCCCGCTGTACTCATCTGCCTGCTGCTCGCCGGATCGAATCCGGAGGGGCAGCGACGGCCGTCGATTTCCGCCGACCTTGCGGATCATCCCCGCGGTCCGCACACGCATCGCGTCATCGTCCAGGCGCCCGACGCCGGGCTCGAGCCGCTCAAGCGCGGACTCGCCGGACGGCTCCGCCGCGCGCTTCGCAGCGCGGTCGCGATCGAGGTCGACGACGTCCAGCTCGCGGCCCTGCAGAAGAATCCGAACTACGCGCATCTCTCGGGCGACCTGACGGTGACGGCCGACATGGCGGTCACCAACAAGGTCACCGGCGCCAGCTCCGTCTGGCAGGGCACGCCGGGCCTGCTCGGCCTGTTCGGCACGCCGGGCTACACGGGCGCCGGCGTCGGCGTGGCGATCGTCGATTCGGGCATTGCGACGCACACCGCGCTCGACTCGCGCATCGTCGCGCGCGTGAATCTCGTGTCCGACGAGCCCGGGGTCGTGGGGGATCCGTTCGGGCACGGCACGCACATCGCCGGCATCGTCGCCGGCAACCGGACGGCGGCGACCTACGTGACCGCGGCGTTCGCCGGCGGCAGCGCGCCGTCGGTGAGGCTGATCGACGTCCGCGTGCTCGGCGCTCGCGGGTCCGGCCGCACGAGCGATGTCATCGCGGGCATCGACTGGGTCATCGAGAACCGGCTCAAGTACAACATCCGGGTCGTCAACCTGTCGCTCGGCCATCCCGTGACGGAGCCGTCGGTGACCGACCCGCTCTGCCGGGCGGTCGCACGTGCGGTCGCCGAAGGGATCACCGTCGTGGTGTCCGCCGGGAACTATGGCTTGACGAGCAAAGGGGAGCCGGTGCTCGGCGGCATCACGTCGCCCGGCAACTCGCCGCTCGCGCTGACGGTCGGCGCGCTCGACACCAAGGGGACGGTCGATCCGTCGGACGACGACGTGGCGCCGTTCAGCTCGCGCGGGCCGGCGCGCTACGAAACGGTGGTGAAGCCGGACGTCGTCGCCCCCGGCGTGCGAATGGTCTCGCTCGAGGCGCAGAACTCGTTCCTCAGCGGCAACTACCGGCAGTGGCACATCGCCGGCAGCGGCAAGAACGCCTACATGCGGCTGAACGGATCGAGCATGTCGACGGCCGTGGTGAGCGGCGGCGTCGCGCTGCTGATCGACGCCGAGCCGTCGCTGACGCCCGGTCAGGTGAAGATGGCGATCCAGATGGGCGCGCGCTTCATGCCGAAGGCGGGATTGATCGCCGGCGGCACGGGAAGCGTGAACTTCGCGCAGTCGCTGCGGATCATGAACGACGGCCTGCTCGACTCGCTGGTCTCGACGGTGACGTCGCTGCTCGGATCGTCGTCAGGCGCGTTCTTCCGCGACAACGGCACGCTGATCGACCGCATCTACGATCGCACCGGCATCAACCTGCTGCGCATCCTCGACCTCGGCGCGCTGTTCCGCGGCGCGGACGAGGCGGAGATGGGCGTGCTGAACCTGCTCGGGTCCTCCAACCCGATCGGATCGGCCGGGGCGAACTACGTCGTCTGGGGCAACGTGGCCGAGTGGTCGAGCAGCTACTACGTGGTGTGGGGGAATACGATCCAGTCCCCCTCCGGCCAGTACGTGGTGTGGGGGAACAACGAGTTCTCGGATCCGAATTACGTGGTCTGGGGCAACAGCTTCACCGGGGGGCACTGA
- a CDS encoding carboxypeptidase-like regulatory domain-containing protein: MVTDQSGRPVPAVDVVLRQGTREVARTVTSGDGVFRFLDVSPGEYAIALTREGYAPVTRGGLRVSASELVSADLTLTATAAQPAARPIDPGPPTPYGTVVRPGPDPEAASLPLPPGDKVFVPVPDRWNLNLPEWERYGARGDYPYVSGHWWDPYNQNRLKGDFPVLGERTFFTFTGISESLLEGRNLPVPSGVSTARPGSERFFGRGGIYVPLTSIRTSFDLFHGDTAFRPIDWRVRVAPAFSVNFVNLSEFGGVNADVRRRDTRLNEHLGIQEAFAEKKLFDTSTHYDFVSVRAGIQEFTSDFRGFLSVLEAPGVRVFGTLKSSRIEFNAAAFDLLEKDTNSGLNELHRRRAQVYVGNVYIQDFVHPGYTQAFSVHVNRDAGELHYDTNGFLVRPSPIGLIGRNRVRSYYLGMAGNGHVGRLNISHAFYQALGHETANPIAAQRVGVNAQMGALELSVDKDWMRIRGAAFVASGDGDPFDDRARGFDAIVDIPSFAGGPFSLWNRQGLRLAQTGTGLKSPVSLLPTLRTNKDEGLPNFVNPGIFLVNGAVDVELTPKLRGFVTTSYLRFMQTAALEALLFQEKVRPAIGIEVGGGATYRPPLSDNVVLVGGVQAMKTGQGLRDIYERRYLFSIFVNARLQF; the protein is encoded by the coding sequence ATGGTCACGGACCAGAGCGGCCGTCCCGTTCCCGCGGTCGACGTCGTTCTGCGGCAGGGCACCCGCGAGGTTGCGCGGACGGTGACCAGCGGCGACGGTGTGTTCCGGTTCCTGGACGTCAGCCCCGGCGAGTACGCCATCGCGCTCACCCGCGAGGGGTATGCGCCGGTGACGCGCGGGGGACTGCGCGTGTCTGCCTCGGAGCTCGTCAGCGCCGACCTCACGCTGACGGCGACCGCCGCGCAGCCCGCAGCCAGGCCGATCGATCCGGGACCGCCAACGCCGTACGGGACGGTGGTGCGGCCCGGGCCCGATCCGGAGGCGGCGTCGCTCCCGCTGCCGCCGGGGGACAAGGTGTTCGTGCCGGTGCCCGATCGCTGGAACCTGAACCTGCCGGAGTGGGAGCGCTATGGCGCGCGAGGCGATTACCCGTACGTCAGCGGACACTGGTGGGATCCCTACAACCAGAACCGCCTGAAGGGTGACTTCCCCGTTCTCGGCGAGCGGACGTTCTTCACCTTCACCGGGATCAGCGAGTCGCTGCTCGAAGGGCGCAACCTTCCGGTGCCGAGCGGCGTCAGCACCGCCCGCCCCGGCAGCGAACGCTTCTTCGGGCGTGGCGGGATCTACGTCCCGCTGACGTCCATCCGCACGTCGTTCGATCTGTTCCACGGCGACACCGCCTTCCGCCCGATCGACTGGCGGGTGCGCGTCGCGCCGGCCTTCTCGGTCAACTTCGTCAATCTCTCCGAATTCGGCGGCGTCAACGCGGACGTGCGCCGCAGGGACACGCGGCTGAACGAGCACCTCGGCATCCAGGAGGCGTTCGCCGAGAAGAAGCTGTTCGACACCAGCACGCACTACGACTTCGTGTCGGTGCGCGCCGGCATCCAGGAGTTCACGTCCGACTTCCGCGGCTTCCTGTCGGTGCTCGAAGCGCCGGGCGTGCGCGTGTTCGGCACGCTGAAGTCCAGCCGGATCGAATTCAACGCCGCGGCCTTCGACCTGCTCGAGAAGGACACCAACAGCGGCCTCAACGAGCTGCACCGGCGCCGGGCGCAGGTGTACGTCGGCAACGTCTACATCCAGGACTTCGTGCATCCCGGCTACACGCAGGCATTCAGCGTGCACGTGAACCGGGACGCCGGCGAGCTGCACTACGACACCAACGGCTTTCTCGTCCGCCCCTCGCCGATCGGGTTGATCGGGCGCAACCGCGTCCGCTCGTACTATCTCGGGATGGCGGGCAACGGCCACGTCGGGCGGCTCAACATCAGCCATGCCTTCTACCAGGCGCTCGGCCACGAAACCGCCAACCCGATCGCGGCGCAGCGCGTCGGCGTCAACGCGCAGATGGGCGCGCTGGAGCTGTCGGTCGACAAGGACTGGATGCGGATCCGCGGCGCGGCGTTCGTCGCCTCGGGCGACGGCGATCCGTTCGACGATCGCGCCCGCGGCTTCGATGCGATCGTCGACATCCCGAGCTTTGCCGGCGGGCCCTTCAGCCTGTGGAACCGGCAGGGGCTGCGGCTGGCGCAGACCGGCACCGGACTGAAGTCGCCGGTCAGCCTGCTGCCGACGCTGCGGACGAACAAGGACGAAGGCCTGCCGAACTTCGTCAATCCCGGCATCTTCCTCGTGAACGGGGCGGTGGACGTCGAGCTCACGCCAAAGCTCCGCGGGTTCGTCACGACCAGCTATCTTCGTTTCATGCAGACCGCTGCGCTGGAGGCGCTGTTGTTCCAGGAAAAGGTACGGCCGGCGATCGGCATCGAGGTGGGCGGCGGCGCGACCTATCGTCCGCCGCTCAGCGACAACGTCGTGCTCGTCGGCGGCGTGCAGGCGATGAAGACGGGCCAGGGGCTGCGGGACATCTACGAGCGCCGCTATCTCTTCTCGATCTTCGTCAACGCGAGGCTGCAGTTTTGA
- a CDS encoding DUF488 family protein, with the protein MAIRVVRLGSPRQEGEGIRIGTVRRPPRGVRKDRYAAENWYDVWLPNLAPSAALVTTGRAADDDRAWKGFVRAYEREMARPENARVLDTLAALSHRTNFSVGCYCENESRCHRSVLRRLLAIHGADLAPPVSPAEDKRGQTRV; encoded by the coding sequence ATGGCAATCCGAGTGGTGCGGCTGGGTTCGCCGCGCCAGGAGGGCGAGGGGATCCGGATCGGCACGGTGCGGCGCCCCCCGCGCGGCGTGCGCAAGGACCGCTACGCCGCCGAGAACTGGTACGACGTCTGGCTGCCGAACCTCGCGCCCAGCGCCGCGCTGGTGACCACCGGACGCGCCGCCGACGACGACCGCGCGTGGAAGGGGTTCGTCCGCGCCTACGAGCGCGAAATGGCGCGCCCCGAGAACGCGCGTGTCCTCGACACCCTCGCGGCGCTCTCCCACCGCACGAATTTCTCCGTCGGCTGTTACTGCGAGAACGAATCGCGCTGCCATCGCAGCGTCCTGCGGCGGCTGCTCGCAATCCACGGCGCCGACCTCGCTCCGCCCGTGTCGCCCGCGGAGGACAAAAGGGGTCAGACCCGGGTCTGA